Genomic window (Ranitomeya variabilis isolate aRanVar5 chromosome 8, aRanVar5.hap1, whole genome shotgun sequence):
atacttttaaTTTCCTATTCCAGCCTTTTATGTCTCCTCGATATGGTGGCGGACCCAGGCCTCATATAAGAATGGCAAGTCAGGTGAGAAAAATAAACTACGTCGTCATTGGCAGCATTTACTGACCTTTTACTGAACCACAATCTCGCTCATAACCGATCATAGGAAAAATTCCCCACTATCATGAGTCCGGACTATTTTTGCAATAATATTGGCAGTGGTTAATGCCACTACTGGTGTCCCTGTGGGACCTATGCTGCCATAAGTCCGTGGTGGGACTGTAGCCTTAATTGTTTTTATGCATTACTGTGGATCTAACAATCCCCTCTTACAGCCTCCAGGGGGCGTCCCAGGATCACAGCCTTTGTTACCAAACTCCATGGATCCAACCCGACAAGGTAACCCTCTGATGAAGCAGAACGCGCCCATTTCACAAGTCACGTGGAGCAGCCTAATAATTAGTTTTTTTATTCTTAAGGACACCCTGGTATGGGAGGACCCATGCAACGGATGAATCCCCCTAGACCAATGGGCCCCATGGGTCCGGGACCTCAGGTGAGCAACTCTGTTACTTTAGCCACTGATTCTTCTGCGTCCATACTTTTATTTTCACCTCCTTTTCAGTTAACAATCGTGCCGCATGCTTCTATACCGGTATATCTGTCATTATCACTGGCATTCCTAACGTGCGGCTTGTGTGCATCATAAAACAAAGATCCGATTGGTACttatatgcatacctcccaacttttgaagatgggaaagagggacaaagttagcggcgcacgaagcgcgccgcggcaaattttaggccacgcctctgaccacacccattcataattagtcacacccatatccacgtcccaactacacccatttagcactgctgatcacactgtttcatatacaatagttataaacaaaaaaatatggccacacagtgctccatactgtataatgaccgcacatgacgctccatgctgtataatggccacacatgacgctccatactgtataatggccacacatgacgctccatactgtataatggccacacatgacgctccatactgtataatggccacacatgacgctccatactgtataatggccacacatgacgctccatactgtataatggccgcacatgacgctccatactgtataatgaccgcacatgatgctccatactgtataatgaccgcacatgatgctccatactgtataatgaccgcacatgatgctccatactgtataatgaccgcacatgatgccccataccgtataatggccgcacatgatgctccatactgtataatgactgcacatgatgctccagaccgtataatgaccacacatgatgccccatactgtataatggccacacatgacgctccatactgtataatggccacacatgatgctccatactgtataatgaccgcacatgatgctccgtattgtatattgaccgcacatgatgctgcatactgtatactggctgcacatgatgctccatattgtataatgactgcacatgatgccccatactgtataatggccacacatgacgctccatactgtataatgaccgcacatgatgctccatactgtataatggccgcacatgatgctccatactgtataatgaccgcacatgatgctccatactgtataatggccgcacatgatgctccatactgtataatgaccgcacatgatgctccgtattgtatattgaccgcacatgatgctgcatactgtatactggctgcacatgatgctccatattgtataatgactgcacatgatgctccatactgtataatggccgcacatgatgctccatactgtataatgaccgcacatgatgccccatactgtataattgccacacatgacgctccatactgtataatgaccgcacatgatgccccatactgtataattgccacacatgacgctccatactgtataatgacggcatgcataccgtataatggccccacatgatgctccataccgtataatggccgcacatgacgctccatactgtataatgaccgcacatgatgctccatactgtatgatgaccacacatgatgctccatactgtatgctgggtgcacatgatgcttcatactgtataatgaccacacatgatgctccatactgtataatgaccgcacatgatgctgcatactgtataatgaccgcacatgatgctccatactgtataatggccacagttctccatactgtataatgacatacaggcacgcagctcacacacacacgctcacacacatgcacacgcacacagctcacacacacggcccacacacacgcagcacacacacagctcacacacgcacgcagctcacacacatgcagcatcacacacacagtatcacacatacacacgcagcatcacaaacgcagctcacaaacacatgcagctttgacacaaatgcatcacatacgcagccttcacacacacacccatcacacacacacgcagtcatcacacacacacacgcagtcatcacacacacacacgcagccatcacacacacacacacacacacgcagccatcacacacacacacgcagccatcacacacacacacacccagccatcacacacacgcagccatcacacacacacacccagccatcacacacacacacccagccatcacacacacacacacccagccatcacacacacccagccatcacacacacacacgcagccatcacacacacacacacacgcagccatcacacacacacacgcagccatcacacacacacacacgcagccatcacacacacgcagccatcacacacacacacccagccatcacacacacacacacccagccatcacacacacacacacacccagccatcacacacacacccagccatcacacacacagtgacccagccatcacacacacacacccacagccaggttggcactaggagggtgctggctggcactgttagaggtgttacagtgctacctgtggatggagaggtgcatggacacactgcactatctggtttgcaggcttctccctgccgccccttatccgccatacacaatgcatgccggtgtgtgccggtaatgatgaccgcctccctccccctcacacgccgctgccgcctccgagtgacacaaggaccagactctgcgcctcagcatcgggtaccacagattcccgcgcatgcgcgttgcggtgcgtggtgggggagacaccaggctggagtcggcgccgcgcacgcagctggtccctccttccccgatctcctggcccagatttactaaacaaaggctgcagagtgtgatcatgccggccgcttacgtcactgaccccgcccggagtgcgggactagtcctaatcgtctctacgtcccggaagtgggcggggcttcaccggcggccgcaaattcgggattttaaatgcccgaagcgggacagcgggaccccggtgccaaagcgggactgtcccgctgaaatcgggacggttgggaggtatgcttataTGTATTTTTGCAAAATGAAACCTGTCCGATCTTGATTCTCTGATCATAattaccaatgcaagtctatgggtcagtgaaaaaaatcagatggCGTCCATATTCTGCACGTTTGGATAGGAGAAAGTTTAGAAACCTCCATTTATTCCTTTCCCCCATACAAGAAAAAATGGTGACATTTTAACAATgacaatgaaaaacaaacaaactggtaAAAcctggactttttttttcttttgcatatgagaaaaaaaattcaCTGGTGactgaatgagcccttatacttTAGTGGATTGGTCTGGAATAATTCAGAAATGTGTCCTTTGGTTCAGTATAGCACATgtgtcactacacccaatccacagTTATTAGAAAGCTTACCCCACAAAACACGTGCATGGATAGGTCCTAACCGTCCGACCTTTGCTGGCCCCACTGATCTGCCCCATTATTTAAGCGATTGGCTGGGGATCTCAGGATGAGGATTTGCACCCATTAAAGTTTTTGATATGTAGCTAGAAATCATCAACCTTTATCTTAAGTTAAGAATACCTTTTTAGAGGGGCATGTACGCGTGTATtttgacctaaaaaaaaaaaaaaaaatcatcccagtTTTCAATAAAACTTTGGCTCTGAATTCTGATGGGTTTTCCTGCTCATTGCTGGTTGCAGAATGAGTAATCTGAGAACCTGTCAGTGAGCTAGATGTGACCATTTGCTTCCCTGCACATTACTGGCTGCACAATgtttgtttgtggttttttttgtggttttttttttgatgACTTGCCAAGCATTGGAACATTTTAACCAGTTCCGGACCTGGCCATTTACATCTGTTtgcattctccccccccccccccccataaaaagCGGTGTAAAGAGCTGTAAAATTGTTACTCATTTGGATAGTCCAAAAATGTTAGCATCTTTTTCGTGATCCATTTGGTTTTATTttaatttcacacttttttttttgcctaCACAAGGGGATATTGGTGGTGAAATAAGGGAAATGTGTCTTGTTTCACatttatctgattttttttttttttttttttttttttaccacaaactaCATTTTAATGTGTTCTGTGACCATTTTTATATATtgggcatgtgttttttttttttctcctttccctGACGAGAGCAGTGCTAACTATTTGTATTGaccagtattcttttttttttttttttttttaacgtaccattttatttttcatttatttcacgcATTGTCTCCTACCCCTATGAGGTTATAAAAGACCTTTTGGGGATAatttcaacatttttattttttgcccaATTTCCCCTGTAACCGGTATATTGGCCCCAGTTGCTGTAGAAATTCAGCCTCGCACCGGTATATCAGAGCTGACTGGGTCTCTTAGGCCATAACAGCTCCTGCCTGTGATCACCAAACTGATGAGTCTGGGGGAGAAAGTGCCGTCAGCACCTTCTCTTACTGTATACACAGCGACTGGGAAGGTGGAGGTGGTAATAAACCCTGTCTGCCTTCTCTATGGGGCGCTCAGATGTGTCCCATACACTTTAAGACTTGGTTACAGCCGTACATGTTGATTAAAGGATACGAATAATCGACGAACCCCTCTGATCATGGACGTGGGTTCCTCGCCTCCCAATGCCTGAAGTCGTTAGTGCCTCGGGTTCTGCAGCGCTTATGGCTGGATCAATGGAAGCATTAATCATGTCCTGTGTCGACTAATTATGATAATGATCAGGCTTCTGTTTGCTTCATCTGCAGCAGAATTCGGTAGATGTGCGATTACTGGACGGCATGTTATTCTGTGGGACTAACcctcttgtttttcttctcttccatTTCTTTCCGGATGATCCCCCCCGTTACCGTAGTCTGATCCTTGGTTATCATTGCAGAATTATGGAAGCGGGATGAGGCCACCACCCAATTCATTAGGGCCTGGCATGAGCATGTAAGAGGGCGTTTCACGGGAGCGGTAGGGGGTGATGTATAGTTTGTTGAAAATAATGGATTGATTTCTTTTAGGGGTCCTGGTGCGGGGAGGCCGTGGCCAAATCCAAATAGTGCAAATTCGGTAAGTCTAGCTTACTGGAGcagaggttttttattttttttgatttttgttttgatttttaaacttttattaatttttttttttttttttttaattccacttTTAATTTTTAGACTTTGGGGGGGCATTTACACCCCCCATTTTTTTGAAGTCCTTGTTTCCGACCATGGATCCCATTAAACATTTATTGTGTAAACCTACCACATAGGGCAACCCTTATTACGTGCAATGATTTGTATATCATTTTATTTCTTAGCAGATTCCCTATTCGTCGTCATCGCCTGGCACATATGTGGTAAGTACTAGAAACTCTGACTTATGAAATTAGGATGTGGCACATTTACTATAGCGGTAAAACAAAAATTCCTATCAAAAGGTAAAGCAGTTGTTTAGAAAATTAATTTTACAAATATTGATTGCATGGCTTGTATCTTCACAGGGCCCACCTGGTGGCGGAGGACCCCCCGGAACGCCCATCATGCCCAGTCCTGCAGGTATGTATGATGCTTGTGATATACGGCTATTTATTATAATAAATATTTGTATAGAATATatcaaacacatttttttttatttatatttaattttattgtattatatattttttatgaatttggcaatAATCTCCGTATAAAAGGAATGCatgaaaatattttattttaatctTTGTTTTATAGAATCCACAAACTCAAGTGACAATATATACACAATGATAAATCCTGGTCCGCCCACAGGGAACCGCTCAAATGTAAGTGAATCGGACTGCCATAATAGTGGTCATCACCCTGTGGCTGTCCAGatgctgcaaaactacaactcccagcatgccctggcaGCCCCAGGCTGAGAGATCCTTTTCGAATAGCTGACAAAGGTTGGAAACTACTTCCATTATAACCTATTTTTCATGTGTTACGGTCTATTACAAGCTGTGAGATTTCATTGAACTTAGTCAGTCCCTGCCATCTTATTGCACACTTTGACCAGGCCATGAAGATCCTGTATCAATAGTGAAAAATACTTGGAAGTACTACAACTCCTCAAATTCTCATGCAACATATGATGCTCGATTTCTCCTTCAGTTGCAGGCAGGTGGGGCGGCTGCCTGCATTTTATAAAAGGGTCTTTATACTCATGAGAAGTCCCCTTTATATGTCAGgaagatcttaaaaaaaaaaaaaaaaaaaatgaactcaataCCAGTATAAAAAGACGGAAATTAAATTGGTCGACTCTCTGAAAGCGGAGAAACTAAAGGTTTCATAaatgcattttgttttttttgttttttgctcagtTCCCAATGGGACCAGGCTCAGATGGACCTATGGGAGGAATGGGTGGTATGGAGCCTCATCATATGAACGGGTCATTAGGTAAGTGATCTGAGAGTGTATATGTAATATTGGCCGTTGGTTATTAAAATTGATTTATACTCCATTCATACCCTAATATAATataattttctgtttgtttttttttttgttaggatctgGAGATATGGACGGACTCCCTAAGGTGAGGCATCACACATACTAACTATATCCTAACAGGGGAAATCAGTGACTGGGGTGTAGAGTAAAAATAAAATCTGATTGCCCTCCTACCAAAGTTTCCTGGTCCCCTCAGTCCTGTGGAGGAGCTCAGATATTAGCACTTTAGGGTTCGTCTCTGCCTGACTCTCTTGGTCTCAATTTAGGGATTCTCCTGacctttgatgtttttttttttttcttcgtttGCACATGGAATTAGTGGATGATCAGCGCCGGTCTTGGCTTTTACTTAAAGGGTTATAGCACACTGTATTGGTCTCCTGGCCGACTTTTTAATAAGTAAATTGTAAAGTTGAAAGTTTGCAATATTACCAATTTAACAAGTTGAGGTTTATCCCTCAAGTTTTCTTAAGCAAATACGATTATTTGGTCTAATCAAAGGAGGCATGAGTATAAACCGCTGTGCGGACGTATCAAACCTTCGCTATATACAGCCAGAGGAAAGCCCGCTATGGGCCTGTACATCTTATCGAGGATACTAAACATGTTAATTGAACCCCCACAAAAATATAAGCCACCGGCATATTATTTAGCAGCCAAAAGTACATTCCATCTAGTAGTTTATATAAAACTAATGCAAAAaaagttttggggaaaaaacaAACGTAAAAGCTTATTTAGTAACGTGCAAAATTTAACATGGAGGTAATATTTGGACCAGTGAATGTCTTGTATAAATAGTTGTAATAGTGTCACCCTATGAAATACAGCTATAGATTGTGATTATGTTCTTTTGTCTTCCAGAATTCCCCAAATAACATAAGTGGCATTAGTAACCCTCCTGGGACACCGCGAGATGACGGAGAGTTAGGAGGAAACTTTCTTCATTCCTTCCAAAATGACAATGTGAGTCGTTTTACTTTATTCACATCcccgtatttttttttctttctacgtGGTTGATGGTTGTAAAATGTTCAGGTTCATTTGTATGAACTGACTGGCGGCACTGAACGACCGCCGATCTGCAGCTTCTTTATTATCCCGTTTACAAAGGCAGACTGCTCAATCTGTCATTTTTCTTGGCAGCGGAGGACAATGAGCTGCTGAGAACGAttattttgtgcagcacaaaagataatTTCACTCTACGAACGAGTGTTTTGCTCATACATCGGtagcctgtattatactgcagggtTAAAGTAATGAACTCCACTTGTCTAAATCGGGACTCGCCAGAGATCATTTGACCGCCCATGGTGATTGCTGAAGAAATAAATGTTGCCGATTGAAATTAATATAAAATACATGGTCCTGCCTACCAAAATTAATGTATGCATGTGTGCCCTAGAAAGGTATATGGATGAGACAGCACCTTCTAGATTTGTGGTGTCAGACCTGTGCTCTTTTACACAACACCCCACTGTGCAGGAAACTGCAGCTGGCCCTGACCACTTGAAACCAGTGGTGTGCCCCCTTCATTTTCCAGGTTGGGACAAATCCGAgaggttaaaggagttgtccaggttcGGTTCAAGACTAGTGAATCCTCACAGTACGATTTTTCAGGATTTTCTGATGCCAGGAGCAGGCAGgtgtgtgaccacaagtatgcaatttccatacatatggtcacatgccaactagacctgTGCTGCAAGTGTATTGAGAGGGCATGGATCCGACTAGTCaggatgtggccggaagtatgtaaATTgcctacttgcggtcacatgatctTTGCCTGTTCCCTGCGTCAAGAGcatcctgaccgtgtgcacataaagtgactgcagaattGAGCCCCAAGGTGGAAATTCCATGCATGATCCTTTTGCTTTCAGGGAAGATCAGTTGCAGTGGGGCTTTTACCTGTCTCCCCATTGAAAACCTAATCGCTGTGTTGGGGACGAATGAAGCTCCCAGTTAAAAGTTCTGCCGCCCGTTCTCATTTGTGTGGTCAGCTATAGTCCCACGTTCGTGGTGATTATCACATGTGTAACCCCCGTGTTTCATTCTTTCAGTACTCTCCCAGCATGACTATGAGTGTGTGACGACGGAGACAATACTCAACTCAGCTGCTGCTCGGAAGAATCCCGGTGATTGGAGAAGAGAATTGTCTGGAGTTGCGGAAATGACGAGAACGGCTCCTTCAGTTTGGTTTCATGTAATAAAAAGCCAAGACTTTTTATTCCATCAAACACAGTACAAAAAACTGTCACGATGAGAAAATCCTGCTCAGAGGATGTATATCTGTACAGAAaactttctttttttaatttttattttttccaagagGAGACTTTGCGTTATAAAACCTGATTGctgtgtccttccccccccccccccccaaatgttCTATGTCTGTGACGTGATATCCAGGAGAATAGCTGAAATAGGAAACTTCATGTCCTTTTAGTTTttagctttttattttattttttaacgaaCTGAGAATCTCAGATGCCCACTTCCCtccaaagagttttttttttttcttgtctcaTGCacctcccaggaaaaaaaaaaagttctccactGTGCAGAAATTCTGCTCGGACCTGCACCCTTCTTTACCTCATACAATACAACACTTGATATTTGTTTTTAAACACCTAAGACTCTTTATTTTTTAAGTCTACAAGAGCGATAATtaactagaaacttctagaatccagaGGAAGAACTGGGAAAAGGATGTTTTATAGGATTGCAAAGCCTGCAATGTACAGGTTTGTGGCACTGGTCTTCAGCGAGGTGGCACTGGTGGAGGAAGTGGGCAGCAAAGACATCCCTGCCAGGCTGCCATCTGCATAACCACTGCCTGGTCTGGCTTCCATCATCATCAACGTCGCCCTAGAACATGTTCCGCTGATATACAAcactgtattttaatttttttatatatattttcagactgaaaggagaaactttttttttttataaaacagctACACTCTGGTTTTGCTTGTTTGCGTATTAAAAGGGACAGTCCGTGTAAGCTGTTTGGTTGAGTTTCTGATCAAATTATCATGTGTTCCAGGGTTTTTTgtaaatcttatttttttttttttctcattttatttgCCAGGAGTAACTGACGGAGGGAACATTAGCCGCTCCTCTCAGGACATTGTTACAAAAAAAATTCCTTGtgtattcaaaaataaaaaaaagggatagTTAAATTATTGTCTCTTGATATGGGACAGCTTGGAATGATATGGTTAATTTTTCCGCCTCCATGCTGTAATAAATTTAATAAATTGAAACAAATGTCTAGTGGTttatttttctccttcgcctcattggggacacagaccgtgcattgggggacacagaccatgggtgtatgctgctgacactaagttaacacaaaaaagttagctcctctgcagtattcaccctcctgctggctcccagagaaccagttcttgcttagttctgtaggaggcacacggacgggtctgctattcagacccaaaactcattattttattttttacaatggaCAAAGGGGCGATGGATCCTTtgaaggctccgatctccccgaaccatcaacaggcgagcacggagagtgtcgcttctccgtatcctctcctgcgacgtgggatgccactgcctgagctgattcttaggggcgacaggtcccttaaagggcaccgatctccccacaccttcAACGGACAAGCACATGGAGTGTCATCTCCACGTATCcttttctgcagccaggcctattgccggacattcagccctgccccATCCTAGGGGATTAACCtcttggatgtacagaggcccaccTCGTGGCGTCCGAGCagtccccactgcaccaccactgtcaaaacgaatggtacaaggaggcggatggTCCCTCTCCACCTCACTCCTAAAGGTATGGTGGATTATTTTACCCCTTATCCCTGCACTGTCCAAACCAGCAGCAGCACAGGAGGACCTGCAGCATGCTGCCTTACCTGCCAACCGGCAGCTTCTCCGGGTAAGTGCTGGGGCTGGAGGCCTCCTCTCAGgcagtctggggcaatgctgggtaAGGGGGCCATCCTCATTGCAGGGGCATGCATCGGCACCGCAAACTTAGTCCCTGGCTTTGGCCCTGTTGTAGGCCGCAACCACAACTCCGCCCATGCTATGATGCGAAGCAGAGGCTGTGTCGACCGGTCCTGACGCTTCTCGCACAGCAAAAGAAGCGCCTCTCAAATCTCGGCCATCTTTCTCCCCCCCCCCGCAGACCGTCTCAGCACTATCTGCCATCAAGACGGAGGCAGCAGGTGTTGTGCAGGGTCCACACAGTCAAAGTAAAGCAGAAGGAGCGGGGACACAGACCTGGGTAAGGGAGCGCTGCATTTTACAGACTGAATCTCTCCATGATCCTCCTCCCTGCTGTAAACCCTtcttttattcagtcgccatgacagcacaacgagagaggggatccgcccttcagggacaggaaacctcaggcataaaagggcggcacctcactcccccgtcagttggtttcctgtccctgacaggggaacctcttcaggcagaccCTATGAAGAGGGTTGAAGATTAAAGAAGAGATCCCACGTCTGACAGACTGacgcaggtagcgggggtcccctacctcggtctGGTCAGAttgtggaagcaccacacggcaggggtacTGTCTGTGTCGGTGACAGCAGAGAGAAGCGGCCTCTGGGAGTGGCCGACTTCTATTGTGGGCCGCGCGTACCTGGTATGTATTTAGGGCTTGCTTCATGGGGTCGCGTCTGGGTGCCTCCGGGGGTCTGTGCGCTGCACGGGGCGGGCGTGCTGATTGCTCCGGGCGGCACTGGCGTCTCCCTGCGCGTGTCTGCCGGCGCTGCTGTGGTcgcaaccggaagtgacgtttccgGATGTTGCGACGGGCGGCGCGGCTCGATGACGCGGcggggcatgcgcagtagcgtcgtCCTCGATCAATGGCGGCGCCCTGTTGTCCGGATAGTGCCGGATCTCGCAGGGGGCGCGGGCGGGCCCTGGGGAGCGTGCCCTATCAACACTAATCGCACCACCTGGAGTTCCTGCTGTCCCCCATCCGGGGGTGGTACCATGGGGGTATATTAAAGGAGCTCATGCTGGCTGCAGGCTGCTCCTGTTCCTTTTCTGTAATGGATTCATCGGACGGAGCATCGCGGCTGGTCAGGCAGCAGCAGCAAGAATTGGAAGAGCCTCAGGTCAGCTCCCAGCAgcggtctagtggcagtagtcgcgctggtggagctagAGCGGCTCAAAGATCAACCAAGTCCTCAGGCCGTAAGGAACCTCCGGCTAAGAAGGACCCCCCGATCACGGTACCATTCGCTACAGGGATGGGTAAGTGAGCTACGTGAAAGTACGCTTTCTGATTGCTGTCCctccttgtattccctctctccttattaggggagaaaatgtaCCTCTAAAACCAAGCATAGGGAGTGTGCCATATGTACGGAGCCACTTCCAGATGGACATAAAAAGAAGCTGTGCAAATCCTGCATACAGCATTTAATCGAGGAGGAGGCCCCTGACCTAACGTCTACTCTTAGGGACATGGTTAGACAGGAGGTCAGAGATTCCATGAAGTCCAGGTCTCAGAAATCAGTCTCCAAAAAGAGGAAAGAGATTTCATCCCTGGTGTCAGAGGTGGATTCAGAGTCAGGCGGTGTGAGCTCGGATTCACTTCCGTCTTCATCATCCTCAGAAGATATAGAGTCCAGTCGAGCCTGTCTGTCACTAGATAGGGTTAATTACCTAGTGAAGGCTGTTAACAACACCATGGGGATTGAGGAAACCCAGTCAGAAAGTTCTATTCAGGACATTATGTTTAAAGGCATAGACCTTAAAACCCGAAGGTTTTTTCCGGTAGTAGAAAAAATCAAGTCGCTGATTATGAAGGAATGGAAGAAGCCCGAAAGGAAAGGTTCGCTTCCACCAGCTTTCAAAAGAAGGTATCCTTTCGAGGAAGAGGCTTCATCTTCTTGGGACAAGGTCCCGAAACTGGATGCAGCGGTGGCCAAAGCATGCAAGAAGTCctctctcccatttgaggatttGGGTAATTTAAAAGACCCGCTTGATAGAAAAGCTGATGTGTTCCTTAAAGGGGCTTGGGAGACATCTGCgggatctctgagaccagcaatTGCGGCCACTTGCACGGCCCGGTCATTGATGGTGTGGCTAGGCCACCTGGAAGATCAGCTTAAGGATAAAGTTCCTAGAAGTGAAATCCTATCGTCTATGTCCGTAATACAGGATGCTGCAGCCTTCCTTTCTGATGCATCAGCGGATTCCGTTAGGCTGGCCGCAAGGTCCTCAGCCTTATCCAACGCAGCCCGCAGAGCACTctggataaaatgttggccaggagacttACAGGCCAGATCAAAGTTATGTGGCATCCCCTGTGAAGGGGTTCATTTGTTTGGTCCAGTATTAGATGAGCTGCTTGAGAATGCAGGTGACAGTAAAAAACGATTCCCTCTATTGAGAAGACCCTTTTATAGGCGAGATTACACCAGAGGATGGTCTTATCGCCGAAGATCCGATAGAGAGCCAAATAGAGATTCGACCAGATATTACAGCAGCAGACGAAGAGGTAGAGGTTATTTGTTTAACTCCTCTCGAGACTC
Coding sequences:
- the SSBP3 gene encoding single-stranded DNA-binding protein 3 isoform X6; this encodes MFAKGKGSAVPSDGQAREKLALYVYEYLLHVGAQKSAQTFLSEIRWEKNITLGEPPGFLHSWWCVFWDLYCAAPERRDTCEHSSEAKAFHDYSAAAAPSPVLGNIPPNDGMPGGPIPPGFFQGPPGSQPSPHAQPPPHNPNMMGPHSQPFMSPRYGGGPRPHIRMASQPPGGVPGSQPLLPNSMDPTRQGHPGMGGPMQRMNPPRPMGPMGPGPQNYGSGMRPPPNSLGPGMSMGPGAGRPWPNPNSANSIPYSSSSPGTYVGPPGGGGPPGTPIMPSPAESTNSSDNIYTMINPGPPTGNRSNFPMGPGSDGPMGGMGGMEPHHMNGSLGSGDMDGLPKNSPNNISGISNPPGTPRDDGELGGNFLHSFQNDNYSPSMTMSV
- the SSBP3 gene encoding single-stranded DNA-binding protein 3 isoform X5, producing MFAKGKGSAVPSDGQAREKLALYVYEYLLHVGAQKSAQTFLSEIRWEKNITLGEPPGFLHSWWCVFWDLYCAAPERRDTCEHSSEAKAFHDYSAAAAPSPVLGNIPPNDGMPGGPIPPGFFQQGPPGSQPSPHAQPPPHNPNMMGPHSQPFMSPRYGGGPRPHIRMASQPPGGVPGSQPLLPNSMDPTRQGHPGMGGPMQRMNPPRPMGPMGPGPQNYGSGMRPPPNSLGPGMSMGPGAGRPWPNPNSANSIPYSSSSPGTYVGPPGGGGPPGTPIMPSPAESTNSSDNIYTMINPGPPTGNRSNFPMGPGSDGPMGGMGGMEPHHMNGSLGSGDMDGLPKNSPNNISGISNPPGTPRDDGELGGNFLHSFQNDNYSPSMTMSV
- the SSBP3 gene encoding single-stranded DNA-binding protein 3 isoform X4 translates to MFAKGKGSAVPSDGQAREKLALYVYEYLLHVGAQKSAQTFLSEIRWEKNITLGEPPGFLHSWWCVFWDLYCAAPERRDTCEHSSEAKAFHDYSAAAAPSPVLGNIPPNDGMPGGPIPPGFFQQGPPGSQPSPHAQPPPHNPNMMGPHSQPFMSPRYGGGPRPHIRMASQPPGGVPGSQPLLPNSMDPTRQGHPGMGGPMQRMNPPRPMGPMGPGPQNYGSGMRPPPNSLGPGMSMGPGAGRPWPNPNSANSQIPYSSSSPGTYVGPPGGGGPPGTPIMPSPAESTNSSDNIYTMINPGPPTGNRSNFPMGPGSDGPMGGMGGMEPHHMNGSLGSGDMDGLPKNSPNNISGISNPPGTPRDDGELGGNFLHSFQNDNYSPSMTMSV